Proteins encoded within one genomic window of Pectobacterium araliae:
- a CDS encoding ShlB/FhaC/HecB family hemolysin secretion/activation protein: MRGFFRLIVIMPALFSYTVFSAPLNPADRNDIQQRQAEVIDQSRQQRDELLQLNQPQTTINPTGGSDAEHCFFIKDINYHNSSLLREKDKNKLNKDYINRCLNVNNINQLIHDVSNWYIERGYITSRAFIAEQDLSGGVLQIDILEGRLESININNQSTWALKQVFPGLEGDILNLRDIEQGMEQLNRMPTQQVSIEIQPGSQPGYSIVNLTSKKQIPLTANIGFDNSGQKSTGERQLSGGLWADNVLGLADQWFVNGGHSSEFRDSRNVESLQAGVSLPYGYWTLSYDYSQSRYRNDFINRDFLWHSTGDSQTHRATLSRVVFRNGDMKTSLSAGLSHRIGQNYLNDVLLQSSSRKLSNAIIGINHSQKLWGGLATLNPAYSRGTRWFGAESDEGKSDDALRAEFNKVTLAASYYYPIADNLHYLTNVYGQYSPQRLYGSEQVTLGGETSVRGFKEQYISGNRGGYWRNEVNWRAAQLPLLGSVTLTAAVDGGHLFSHQADSESAGTLWGAAVGVGIANHYLSQQITVGWPLAHPDWLKPDSAVAYYRVGLSF, translated from the coding sequence ATGCGTGGTTTTTTCAGGCTGATCGTTATCATGCCTGCGCTATTTTCTTATACCGTATTTTCCGCGCCGCTTAATCCGGCAGACAGAAATGACATTCAGCAGCGGCAGGCCGAGGTAATTGATCAGTCTCGGCAACAGCGCGATGAATTATTGCAGTTAAATCAACCTCAAACGACGATAAATCCAACTGGTGGAAGCGATGCCGAACACTGCTTTTTCATTAAGGATATTAATTATCACAATAGCTCCCTGCTGCGTGAAAAAGATAAAAATAAGTTAAATAAAGATTATATTAATCGTTGTCTTAATGTTAACAATATAAATCAGCTGATTCATGACGTCAGTAATTGGTATATCGAGCGGGGGTATATCACCAGCCGAGCCTTTATTGCTGAGCAAGATCTTTCTGGCGGTGTCTTGCAGATCGATATTCTGGAAGGCCGCCTCGAATCTATTAATATTAATAATCAATCGACGTGGGCATTAAAACAGGTTTTTCCGGGGCTGGAAGGTGACATTCTCAATCTCCGGGATATCGAACAGGGCATGGAACAGCTCAACCGCATGCCGACGCAGCAGGTAAGCATCGAAATTCAGCCTGGCAGCCAGCCCGGCTATTCCATCGTGAACCTTACCAGTAAAAAGCAAATTCCGCTGACGGCAAATATCGGTTTTGATAATAGCGGACAGAAAAGTACCGGAGAACGGCAGCTCAGCGGCGGCCTGTGGGCGGATAACGTGCTGGGGCTGGCCGACCAGTGGTTTGTCAACGGCGGGCACAGCAGCGAATTTCGCGATAGCCGCAATGTCGAAAGCCTGCAGGCGGGCGTGTCATTGCCCTATGGTTATTGGACGCTCAGCTACGACTATTCGCAAAGCCGTTATCGCAATGATTTTATCAACCGGGATTTTCTCTGGCATTCAACTGGCGACAGTCAGACGCATCGCGCCACGCTGTCGCGCGTGGTGTTTCGCAACGGCGACATGAAAACCAGCCTCTCGGCGGGTCTGTCACACCGTATCGGGCAAAATTACCTCAACGATGTCCTGCTGCAATCCAGCAGCCGTAAGCTCAGCAACGCGATTATCGGTATCAATCATAGTCAAAAACTGTGGGGCGGGCTGGCGACGCTCAACCCGGCTTACAGCAGAGGAACGCGCTGGTTCGGCGCTGAAAGCGATGAAGGGAAATCTGATGATGCGCTGCGCGCCGAATTTAACAAAGTGACGCTGGCGGCCAGTTATTACTACCCGATTGCTGACAACCTTCATTACCTCACCAACGTCTACGGACAGTATTCACCGCAGCGCCTGTATGGCAGCGAGCAGGTCACGCTGGGCGGGGAAACCTCTGTGCGCGGTTTTAAAGAGCAGTATATCTCAGGTAATCGCGGCGGCTACTGGCGCAATGAAGTCAACTGGCGAGCGGCGCAGTTGCCGCTATTGGGCAGTGTCACCCTGACGGCAGCGGTCGACGGCGGACACCTCTTCTCGCATCAGGCGGACAGTGAATCAGCGGGTACATTGTGGGGAGCGGCGGTAGGCGTGGGTATCGCAAACCACTATCTATCACAACAAATCACGGTTGGCTGGCCGTTGGCACATCCCGACTGGCTAAAGCCGGATAGCGCCGTGGCGTATTACCGCGTTGGGCTTTCTTTTTAG